The Natronincola ferrireducens nucleotide sequence ATTCTATAAATGGTTTTTTGGGTTTGAAGCATATCTACATCTGAATGAAAATTAATAATAGCTGTCATTGACCCTACAAATAGTAAAAAGCATACTAAAGCTACTCTTAAGGTTTTTTTTCTATCTTTAGCTACCATTTCATTATTTTCAATTGTAACTAATATATTCGGTTCTCCTATTACAGTAATAGCTGATGTTGGATAATATTTTTTAATTAAAGCAATGATCGATAATATACCTATTAAATGGTTGTTTTTATTGTGTAAATCTTCTATTTCATATTTAATATCTTCTATTTTTTTCTTTGTAATCGTATCCTCTATAT carries:
- a CDS encoding stage V sporulation protein AA; its protein translation is MTNQSHNQIYIHTKGKIKINASKTIFLKDLVDVYIEDTITKKKIEDIKYEIEDLHNKNNHLIGILSIIALIKKYYPTSAITVIGEPNILVTIENNEMVAKDRKKTLRVALVCFLLFVGSMTAIINFHSDVDMLQTQKTIYRIITGEETDNLLLLQIPYSLGIGIGMSVFFNHFFKKKINNEPSPLEVEVHLYQENLDQYIKNNSEKHNK